In Dysgonomonadaceae bacterium PH5-43, a single window of DNA contains:
- a CDS encoding acetyl-CoA synthetase (product_source=KO:K01895; cath_funfam=2.30.38.10,3.30.300.30,3.40.50.980; cog=COG0365; ko=KO:K01895; pfam=PF00501,PF13193; superfamily=56801; transmembrane_helix_parts=Inside_1_95,TMhelix_96_118,Outside_119_550), with translation MVERYLEQTKFDSLEDFRANFKIKVPDNFNFAYDVVDEWAKTNPDKKALYWVNDLGEHVDFTFKEIKEKSDAAAAYFQSLGIGKGDMVMLILKRRYWYWFAVLGLHKIGAVAIPATHLLTKKDIVYRCNSADIKAIVCVGEDIIIEHINDARPECPTLKNIISIGPDIPEGWEDFREGLENAKPFVRPENVNTNDDIMLLYFTSGTTGNPKMVIHNYAYPLGHIITAGYWQNLKEHSVHLTLADTGWAKAAWGKLYGQWIMGACVFVYDHEKFIPAELLKIMEQHKITSFCAPPTVYRFMIKEDITKYDLSSLEYCEIAGEPLNPSVFQAFYEATGLKLMEGFGQTETTVTIANFPGMTPKPGSMGVPSPAYDMDLITLDGRSCEDGEQGEIIFRTDKIKPVGLFMGYYRDKELTESVYSNDVYRTGDIAWRDEDGYYWFVGRNDDVIKSSGYRIGPFEVESALMTHPAVVECAITGVPDDVRGQVVKATIILSAAYKDKAGPDLVKDIQTHVKNVTAPYKYPRIIEFVEELPKTISGKIRRVQIREEKK, from the coding sequence ATGGTAGAAAGATATTTAGAACAAACAAAGTTTGATAGTCTTGAAGACTTTCGGGCTAACTTCAAGATAAAAGTCCCAGACAATTTTAATTTCGCATATGATGTTGTTGACGAATGGGCAAAAACTAATCCTGATAAAAAAGCTCTTTATTGGGTAAATGATTTAGGAGAACACGTCGATTTCACTTTCAAAGAAATTAAAGAGAAAAGCGATGCTGCTGCCGCTTACTTTCAGTCTCTCGGAATAGGCAAAGGCGATATGGTTATGCTTATTCTTAAAAGAAGATATTGGTATTGGTTTGCGGTTTTAGGCTTACACAAAATAGGTGCAGTAGCAATTCCAGCAACTCACTTACTCACAAAAAAAGATATTGTTTACCGCTGCAACTCTGCCGATATTAAAGCGATTGTATGTGTTGGTGAAGATATTATTATCGAGCATATAAACGATGCTCGTCCTGAATGCCCTACTCTTAAAAATATAATTTCTATAGGACCCGATATACCTGAAGGTTGGGAAGATTTCAGAGAAGGCTTAGAAAATGCTAAACCTTTTGTGCGCCCCGAAAATGTTAATACCAACGACGATATTATGTTGTTGTACTTTACATCAGGAACTACAGGTAATCCGAAAATGGTTATTCACAATTATGCATATCCTTTAGGACATATAATTACTGCCGGTTATTGGCAAAACTTAAAAGAGCATAGCGTACATCTAACTCTTGCCGATACAGGTTGGGCAAAAGCCGCTTGGGGAAAACTTTATGGACAATGGATAATGGGTGCTTGCGTATTTGTTTACGATCACGAAAAATTTATTCCTGCCGAATTGCTTAAAATTATGGAGCAACATAAGATTACTTCTTTTTGTGCTCCTCCTACTGTATATAGATTTATGATTAAGGAAGATATAACTAAGTACGATTTATCTTCTTTGGAGTATTGCGAAATAGCAGGCGAACCACTTAATCCTTCTGTATTTCAAGCATTCTACGAAGCTACAGGATTAAAACTTATGGAAGGATTCGGACAAACCGAAACTACAGTAACTATAGCAAACTTCCCGGGTATGACTCCCAAGCCGGGTTCGATGGGAGTGCCAAGTCCTGCATACGATATGGACTTAATTACTCTTGACGGACGCAGTTGTGAAGATGGAGAGCAAGGCGAAATTATTTTCAGGACGGATAAAATAAAACCTGTAGGTTTGTTTATGGGATATTATCGCGATAAAGAACTTACTGAAAGTGTTTATTCTAACGATGTATATCGCACAGGAGATATTGCTTGGCGAGACGAAGATGGTTATTATTGGTTTGTTGGTCGCAACGACGATGTTATAAAAAGTTCGGGCTACCGCATCGGTCCATTTGAAGTTGAAAGCGCATTAATGACACACCCTGCTGTAGTTGAGTGCGCCATAACTGGAGTTCCCGACGATGTGCGAGGACAGGTTGTGAAAGCAACTATTATACTTTCTGCTGCATACAAGGATAAGGCTGGTCCAGATTTAGTGAAAGACATTCAAACTCACGTTAAGAACGTTACGGCTCCTTATAAATATCCTCGCATAATTGAATTTGTAGAGGAATTGCCCAAAACAATAAGTGGCAAGATTAGACGAGTACAGATAAGAGAAGAGAAGAAGTAA